A window from Citrus sinensis cultivar Valencia sweet orange chromosome 5, DVS_A1.0, whole genome shotgun sequence encodes these proteins:
- the LOC102609831 gene encoding inactive poly [ADP-ribose] polymerase RCD1-like isoform X2, producing the protein MDPKIARALDSRHKVMLGLKRKRAARFLAGASRTGLPQWPNLNLSAQKLGKRRKVSGCQSKFVSGCYFRRSLLNCYSNFTKTGVPQRLMHYENGEWADFPQHLIASVRKDLEAKKAAVEVELDGHSFLLDFLHMIRLDLKTGAQQPLAWIDEAGSCFFPEIYTDGDESYECSQIECGRDIEPTVRETYGPHEIKLQLEIDIAGLDQSKLKECSGESNAFIKQIQIAPKPASNKYVVEVEDSCNRKPDAKLDETTGQNQNTKTSLVNKSVVVDDKLDSDSVRSMFLMGMSPSSGVDILDVQRCSSASLLARFELFQKQLEITNKCRGDANVRYAWLATSKGALSTMIMYGLGHCGASTTKSTYGIGVHLAAASCPDTSASYTDVDENGVRHMVLCRVIMGNMEPLFPGTKQFHPSSEDFDSGVDDLQNPRHYIVWNMNMNTHIFPEFVVSFKFSSNVEGHLIRSESQRAISVLTTSSQGLQGHLRLDSSADFGDVSHPVSDSGGSQGKAPSTSSSTPRAPKSPWMPFPMLFASISNKVSPKVMEQISNQYELFRAKKVNRDDFVKKLRLIVGDDLLRSTITALQCK; encoded by the exons ATGGATCCAAAGATCGCAAGGGCATTGGATAGTAGACATAAAGTCATGCTCGGCTTAAAGAGAAAGCGAGCTGCACGGTTCTTAGCTGGAGCCTCCCGCACGGGGTTACCCCAGTGGCCCAACCTCAATTTATCAGCCCAGAAGCTTGGAAAGCGAAGGAAAGTAAGTGGATGCCAAAGCAAATTTGTGAGTGGGTGTTATTTTAGAAGATCCTTGCTCAATTGTTACtctaattttacaaaaactgGAGTTCCACAACGTCTCATGCACTACGAAAATGGTGAATGGGCTGATTTCCCTCAACACCTAATTGCCTCAGTGAGGAAAGATCTTGAAGCAAAGAAGGCAGCAGTTGAGGTAGAGTTAGATGGTCATAGTTTTCTGCTGGATTTTTTGCATATGATTAGATTGGACTTGAAAACAGGTGCACAGCAACCACTTGCTTGGATTGATGAAGCTGGTTCTTGCTTCTTTCCTGAAATTTACACTGATGGTGATGAATCATACGAGTGTTCACAAATTGAATGTGGGAGAGATATTGAACCGACTGTAAGGGAGACTTATGGCCCACATGAGATCAAGCTGCAGCTGGAAATTGATATTGCTGGATTGGATCAGTCGAAGTTGAAGGAATGTAGTGGGGAGTCAAATGCTTTTATTAAGCAGATTCAAATTGCCCCAAAACCTGCTAGCAACAAATATGTTGTAGAAGTTGAGGATAGCTGCAATCGAAAACCTGATGCAAAACTGGATGAAACTACAGGGCAGAATCAAAATACTAAGACCAGCTTAGTCAACAAATCTGTAGTTGTAGATGACAAGTTGGATTCTGATTCTGTGCGCAGTATGTTTCTCATGGGCATGAGCCCTTCTTCTGGTGTAGACATACTTGATGTACAGCGTTGTTCTAGTGCTTCACTGCTGGCTAGATTTGAGCTTTTCCAGAAGCAGcttgaaattacaaataagtGTCGTGGTGATGCAAATGTTCGATATGCATGGCTAGCTACTTCGAAAGGAGCACTGTCTACAATGATAATGTATGGACTTGGTCATTGTGGAGCATCCACAACTAAGTCCACTTATGGCATTGGGGTTCATCTCGCAGCCGCGAGCTGCCCTGACACCAG TGCAAGTTATACTGATGTTGACGAAAATGGTGTACGACACATGGTATTATGTCGTGTAATAATGGGAAATATGGAGCCTCTATTCCCTGGAACGAAGCAATTTCATCCTAGCAGTGAAGATTTTGATAGCGGGGTGGATGATCTTCAAAATCCAAGGCATTACATAGTCTGGAATATGAATAtgaatacccatatttttccaGAATTTGTTGTTAGTTTCAAGTTCTCTTCCAATGTTGAAG GGCATCTAATCAGAAGTGAGAGCCAGCGTGCTATTTCAGTACTCACTACATCGTCGCAAGGGCTTCAGGGTCATTTGCGATTAGACTCCTCTGCCGATTTT ggtgATGTTAGTCATCCAGTTTCAGATTCTGGGGGTTCTCAGGGAAAGGCTCCCAGTACAAGCTCAAGCACTCCAAGAGCTCCCAAATCCCCTTGGATGCCTTTTCCTATGTTGTTTGCTTCGATCTCAAATAAAGTTTCTCCTAAAGTCATGGAACAAATTTCAAACCAGTATGAGTTATTCAGG GCAAAGAAGGTGAATAGGGATGACTTTGTGAAAAAGTTGAGATTGATAGTGGGAGATGATTTGTTGAGGTCTACAATAACAGCTCTTCAGTGCAAG TAG
- the LOC102610365 gene encoding probable inactive shikimate kinase like 2, chloroplastic isoform X2, with translation MAAAAATYHHLSLSSISQNPISKSKTQHFSSPRHSVSIFKPIFISSSLHKSTNVVPIKTHDRRRFTCSNSLSSIPANTSQYEFSDGSAEIELRLQLGSLEIQSSKDIFVDADGTCLTVRVNRSGSFITLIETNQLFDKIKPTETIWYIDEDQLVINLKKQDPELKWPDIVESWESLTAGSMQLLKGTSIFLVGDSTEVNEKVALELAVGLGYTPLSTKELLETFAKQTIDSYENSAKEEARRHVKDGKLGYSNADVVVKLQGWDADHAKSVAQASLSALKQLIQSDKKLPGKKSLYIRLGCRGDWPNIKPPGWDPSAGPNASTDTN, from the exons ATGGCTGCTGCCGCTGCTACTTATCACCACCTCAGCCTCAGCTCCATCTCCCAAAACCCCATTTCTAAAAGTAAAACCCAACATTTCTCCTCCCCACGTCACTCCGTTTCAATTTTCAAGCCAATTTTCATTTCCAGTTCACTTCACAAATCAACCAATGTGGTCCCCATCAAAACACACGACCGGCGTCGTTTCACTTGCAGCAACAGCCTCTCATCGATCCCAGCCAACACCAGCCAGTACGAG TTTTCAGATGGGTCCGCTGAGATTGaattaagattacaattgGGTTCACTGGAAATTCAAAGTTCAAAAGACATATTTGTTGATgcagatggaacttgtttaactGTCAGAGTAAACCGCTCTGGTTCTTTCATCACACTCATAGAAACAAATCAGctgtttgataaaatcaagCCTACTGAGACGATATG GTATATAGATGAGGATCAACTGGTTATTAACTTGAAGAAGCAGGACCCAGAATTGAAATGGCCTGATATTGTGGAGTCGTGGGAGTCCCTTACAGCAGGCTCTATGCAACTACTCAAAGGAACTTCCATCTTCCTTGTTGGGGACTCAACTGAAGTTAATGAGAAAGTGGCTCTTGAACTTGCTGTTGGCCTTGG GTATACACCTCTTAGTACAAAAGAGTTGCTGGAAACATTTGCCAAGCAAACCATTGATTCAT ATGAGAATTCAGCAAAGGAGGAGGCCAGAAGGCATGTTAAAGATGGTAAACTAGGCTATTCAAATGCAGATGTGGTTGTCAAGCTCCAGGGTTGGGATGCTGATCATGCTAAAAGTGTGGCTCAGGCATCCTTGAGTGCCCTCAAACAGCTAATTCAATCAGACAAGAAACTTCCAG GTAAGAAGAGCCTCTATATAAGGTTAGGATGCCGTGGTGATTGGCCGAACATCAAGCCTCCAGGTTGGGATCCTTCAGCTGGACCTAATGCCTCTACTGATACAAATTAG
- the LOC102610365 gene encoding probable inactive shikimate kinase like 2, chloroplastic isoform X1, translating into MAAAAATYHHLSLSSISQNPISKSKTQHFSSPRHSVSIFKPIFISSSLHKSTNVVPIKTHDRRRFTCSNSLSSIPANTSQYEFSDGSAEIELRLQLGSLEIQSSKDIFVDADGTCLTVRVNRSGSFITLIETNQLFDKIKPTETIWYIDEDQLVINLKKQDPELKWPDIVESWESLTAGSMQLLKGTSIFLVGDSTEVNEKVALELAVGLGYTPLSTKELLETFAKQTIDSWMLAEGSDSVVNGECDVLESLSSHVRAVVATLGGQQGAAARADKWQHLYAGFTVWLSQTEAMDENSAKEEARRHVKDGKLGYSNADVVVKLQGWDADHAKSVAQASLSALKQLIQSDKKLPGKKSLYIRLGCRGDWPNIKPPGWDPSAGPNASTDTN; encoded by the exons ATGGCTGCTGCCGCTGCTACTTATCACCACCTCAGCCTCAGCTCCATCTCCCAAAACCCCATTTCTAAAAGTAAAACCCAACATTTCTCCTCCCCACGTCACTCCGTTTCAATTTTCAAGCCAATTTTCATTTCCAGTTCACTTCACAAATCAACCAATGTGGTCCCCATCAAAACACACGACCGGCGTCGTTTCACTTGCAGCAACAGCCTCTCATCGATCCCAGCCAACACCAGCCAGTACGAG TTTTCAGATGGGTCCGCTGAGATTGaattaagattacaattgGGTTCACTGGAAATTCAAAGTTCAAAAGACATATTTGTTGATgcagatggaacttgtttaactGTCAGAGTAAACCGCTCTGGTTCTTTCATCACACTCATAGAAACAAATCAGctgtttgataaaatcaagCCTACTGAGACGATATG GTATATAGATGAGGATCAACTGGTTATTAACTTGAAGAAGCAGGACCCAGAATTGAAATGGCCTGATATTGTGGAGTCGTGGGAGTCCCTTACAGCAGGCTCTATGCAACTACTCAAAGGAACTTCCATCTTCCTTGTTGGGGACTCAACTGAAGTTAATGAGAAAGTGGCTCTTGAACTTGCTGTTGGCCTTGG GTATACACCTCTTAGTACAAAAGAGTTGCTGGAAACATTTGCCAAGCAAACCATTGATTCAT GGATGCTTGCTGAAGGCTCAGACTCTGTAGTTAATGGAGAATGTGATGTATTGGAGAGCCTAAGTAG TCATGTTCGAGCCGTTGTTGCAACTTTAGGAGGGCAGCAGGGTGCTGCCGCAAGGGCTGACAAATGGCAGCATCTTTATGCAGGATTCACTGTCTGGCTGTCACAGACCGAAGCCATGG ATGAGAATTCAGCAAAGGAGGAGGCCAGAAGGCATGTTAAAGATGGTAAACTAGGCTATTCAAATGCAGATGTGGTTGTCAAGCTCCAGGGTTGGGATGCTGATCATGCTAAAAGTGTGGCTCAGGCATCCTTGAGTGCCCTCAAACAGCTAATTCAATCAGACAAGAAACTTCCAG GTAAGAAGAGCCTCTATATAAGGTTAGGATGCCGTGGTGATTGGCCGAACATCAAGCCTCCAGGTTGGGATCCTTCAGCTGGACCTAATGCCTCTACTGATACAAATTAG
- the LOC102609831 gene encoding inactive poly [ADP-ribose] polymerase RCD1-like isoform X1: MDPKIARALDSRHKVMLGLKRKRAARFLAGASRTGLPQWPNLNLSAQKLGKRRKVSGCQSKFVSGCYFRRSLLNCYSNFTKTGVPQRLMHYENGEWADFPQHLIASVRKDLEAKKAAVEVELDGHSFLLDFLHMIRLDLKTGAQQPLAWIDEAGSCFFPEIYTDGDESYECSQIECGRDIEPTVRETYGPHEIKLQLEIDIAGLDQSKLKECSGESNAFIKQIQIAPKPASNKYVVEVEDSCNRKPDAKLDETTGQNQNTKTSLVNKSVVVDDKLDSDSVRSMFLMGMSPSSGVDILDVQRCSSASLLARFELFQKQLEITNKCRGDANVRYAWLATSKGALSTMIMYGLGHCGASTTKSTYGIGVHLAAASCPDTSASYTDVDENGVRHMVLCRVIMGNMEPLFPGTKQFHPSSEDFDSGVDDLQNPRHYIVWNMNMNTHIFPEFVVSFKFSSNVEGHLIRSESQRAISVLTTSSQGLQGHLRLDSSADFGDVSHPVSDSGGSQGKAPSTSSSTPRAPKSPWMPFPMLFASISNKVSPKVMEQISNQYELFRAKKVNRDDFVKKLRLIVGDDLLRSTITALQCKIPSKREVGEVKPDVDMEGSPELQLTLGPSVGI; this comes from the exons ATGGATCCAAAGATCGCAAGGGCATTGGATAGTAGACATAAAGTCATGCTCGGCTTAAAGAGAAAGCGAGCTGCACGGTTCTTAGCTGGAGCCTCCCGCACGGGGTTACCCCAGTGGCCCAACCTCAATTTATCAGCCCAGAAGCTTGGAAAGCGAAGGAAAGTAAGTGGATGCCAAAGCAAATTTGTGAGTGGGTGTTATTTTAGAAGATCCTTGCTCAATTGTTACtctaattttacaaaaactgGAGTTCCACAACGTCTCATGCACTACGAAAATGGTGAATGGGCTGATTTCCCTCAACACCTAATTGCCTCAGTGAGGAAAGATCTTGAAGCAAAGAAGGCAGCAGTTGAGGTAGAGTTAGATGGTCATAGTTTTCTGCTGGATTTTTTGCATATGATTAGATTGGACTTGAAAACAGGTGCACAGCAACCACTTGCTTGGATTGATGAAGCTGGTTCTTGCTTCTTTCCTGAAATTTACACTGATGGTGATGAATCATACGAGTGTTCACAAATTGAATGTGGGAGAGATATTGAACCGACTGTAAGGGAGACTTATGGCCCACATGAGATCAAGCTGCAGCTGGAAATTGATATTGCTGGATTGGATCAGTCGAAGTTGAAGGAATGTAGTGGGGAGTCAAATGCTTTTATTAAGCAGATTCAAATTGCCCCAAAACCTGCTAGCAACAAATATGTTGTAGAAGTTGAGGATAGCTGCAATCGAAAACCTGATGCAAAACTGGATGAAACTACAGGGCAGAATCAAAATACTAAGACCAGCTTAGTCAACAAATCTGTAGTTGTAGATGACAAGTTGGATTCTGATTCTGTGCGCAGTATGTTTCTCATGGGCATGAGCCCTTCTTCTGGTGTAGACATACTTGATGTACAGCGTTGTTCTAGTGCTTCACTGCTGGCTAGATTTGAGCTTTTCCAGAAGCAGcttgaaattacaaataagtGTCGTGGTGATGCAAATGTTCGATATGCATGGCTAGCTACTTCGAAAGGAGCACTGTCTACAATGATAATGTATGGACTTGGTCATTGTGGAGCATCCACAACTAAGTCCACTTATGGCATTGGGGTTCATCTCGCAGCCGCGAGCTGCCCTGACACCAG TGCAAGTTATACTGATGTTGACGAAAATGGTGTACGACACATGGTATTATGTCGTGTAATAATGGGAAATATGGAGCCTCTATTCCCTGGAACGAAGCAATTTCATCCTAGCAGTGAAGATTTTGATAGCGGGGTGGATGATCTTCAAAATCCAAGGCATTACATAGTCTGGAATATGAATAtgaatacccatatttttccaGAATTTGTTGTTAGTTTCAAGTTCTCTTCCAATGTTGAAG GGCATCTAATCAGAAGTGAGAGCCAGCGTGCTATTTCAGTACTCACTACATCGTCGCAAGGGCTTCAGGGTCATTTGCGATTAGACTCCTCTGCCGATTTT ggtgATGTTAGTCATCCAGTTTCAGATTCTGGGGGTTCTCAGGGAAAGGCTCCCAGTACAAGCTCAAGCACTCCAAGAGCTCCCAAATCCCCTTGGATGCCTTTTCCTATGTTGTTTGCTTCGATCTCAAATAAAGTTTCTCCTAAAGTCATGGAACAAATTTCAAACCAGTATGAGTTATTCAGG GCAAAGAAGGTGAATAGGGATGACTTTGTGAAAAAGTTGAGATTGATAGTGGGAGATGATTTGTTGAGGTCTACAATAACAGCTCTTCAGTGCAAG ATACCTTCAAAGCGGGAAGTGGGAGAGGTGAAGCCGGATGTGGATATGGAAGGATCACCGGAACTTCAGTTGACCTTAGGACCGTCTGTTGGTATATGA